AAGCCCGCCCCGCCCGCATGGGGCGAGACGGCCTTCGCGATCGGCCTGGTGGTGGGCCTGGTCGCGGGCGGCGCGGGCGGGGTGTTCGGCTACCAGGCACTGACCGGTACGGCTCCGGCGCCGGCAGCGCACGCGGGCCCGACACCCTCGGCATCGGCGTCGGCGTCGGCGTCGGTGTCCCCGTCGCCGTCCCGCTCGGCGGCGTCCGCCGGGGCCGCCTGGCAGGTCGCCGCGCCGGGGCCCACCGCCGGTAAGTCGCCCGCCGTGTGGGGCCTCGGCGACGCCGTCGTCCACGTCCGGCTCGACGGGCTGTCCGCGTACGCCGTCGAGGACGGCGCCGTGCGCTGGACGTCGCCCGCGCCCGCCCGGGAGGCGGTCTGCGCGACGTCCGTACGGGCCGAGCGGGGCGTCGGCCTCGTCGCGTACGGCCGGCACGGCAAGCCCTGCGCGACGCTGGTCGCGGTCCGGGCGAGCGACGGGAAGGCGCTGTGGCAGCGGCGCGTCGGCGGCGCGGGCGTGGCCACGGGACTCGGTCACGGGACGCTCGCGGTCGCCGGGGCGACCGCGCTGGCGGTCGAGGACGGGGCGGTTCGGGCCAGGTCGGCGGAGACCGGCGCCGAGCGGTGGCGGCGCGCGCTGGGCGCGGGCTGCGGTGCCCAGGCCCTGGACGCGACGGCCGAGCGCACGCTCCTCGTCGAGCAGTGCGGTGGGGCGACGGCCCGGCTCGTCGCCCTGGACACCGTGACCGGCGAGGAGAGCTGGACGGCGCGGCTGCCGGTGGAGACCCCGACGCAGGCCTTCGTGGTCTCGGTGCGGCCGGCGGTCGTCGCGATCC
This sequence is a window from Streptomyces sp. HUAS YS2. Protein-coding genes within it:
- a CDS encoding PQQ-binding-like beta-propeller repeat protein, which translates into the protein MRARAAAEAAAVLLCAAVASVAAVLFVGFVYLAATGGPWGRTLAWAVGLGVGAVVLMGVVGALDGDDDGDGEAETAEADGEVRDAVEAASAKSAGKPAPPAWGETAFAIGLVVGLVAGGAGGVFGYQALTGTAPAPAAHAGPTPSASASASASVSPSPSRSAASAGAAWQVAAPGPTAGKSPAVWGLGDAVVHVRLDGLSAYAVEDGAVRWTSPAPAREAVCATSVRAERGVGLVAYGRHGKPCATLVAVRASDGKALWQRRVGGAGVATGLGHGTLAVAGATALAVEDGAVRARSAETGAERWRRALGAGCGAQALDATAERTLLVEQCGGATARLVALDTVTGEESWTARLPVETPTQAFVVSVRPAVVAIREEDARGTRALLGYDDKGRGPTVTVPISGPAGNVVMPMGMWASSAGEGRPVVVGDALIALAATRNTSLPDAVIAHSLTDGHLLWRYGPEGTSFDALARADDGRVAVLEGSRGTRILTLDATGTLRGALDAPAAPRPPTVAELVPVTGGHVVVNIWPRGPEPSLYLLR